Proteins encoded together in one Cyprinus carpio isolate SPL01 chromosome B14, ASM1834038v1, whole genome shotgun sequence window:
- the LOC109053880 gene encoding zinc-binding protein A33-like, with protein MDSKSVEELSCPVCCEIFKDPVLLSCSHSFCKECLQQFWRTKKTQECPVCRRRSSRDQPPRNLVLKNLCDSLIKERNERHSSGSEEICSLHSEKLKLFCLEDKQPVCLVCRDSEKHVNHTFRPISEVLPSHKKELNTALTSLQNKLKHAEEMKAKCDKTVQHIKSQAEHTERQIKEEFEKLHQFLRDEEEATITALREEEEQKQQMMKEKLEEMNRHISTLSDTIKDTEEMMKDSDACFLKNFSITMERVRISQPDPQMSSGDLIHVSHYLSNLCFRVWRKMQETLQNTPLTLDPNTAAPWLTLSADLTSVSYSDLCQNLPDNPERFDEYACVLGSEGFNSGTHCWDVEVGDNTYWTLGITTASNQRKGDVFFDTNVWRVQYMDSEYSSQSPDHPPTYVTVKEKLQRVRVQLDCDRGKVSFSDPLTNICLCSFKSTFTETVFPFLYNHCTASPLRILPVKLIVTTENHS; from the exons ATGGATTCCAAATCTGTGGAAGAGCTTTCTTGTCCCGTGTGCTGTGAAATCTTCAAGGATCCTGTTCTTCTGTCCTGCAGTCACAGTTTCTGTAAAGAGTGTCTTCAACAGTTCTGGAGAACCAAGAAAACTCAGGAGTGTCCCGTCTGCAGAAGAAGATCATCAAGAGACCAGCCTCCACGTAATCTAGTGTTAAAAAACTTGTGTGATTCACTGATAAAGGAGAGAAACGAGAGGCACTCATCAGGATCTGAGgagatctgcagtttacacagtgagaaactcaaactcttctgtctggaggacaaacagCCGGTGTGTTTGGTGTGCAGAGACTCAGAGAAACATGTCAATCACACATTCAGACCCATCAGTGAAGTGCTCCCGTCTCACAAG AAGGAACTGAATACAGCACTGACATCTTTACAAAACAAGCTCAAACATGCAGAAGAAATGAAAGCAAAGTGTGATAAAACTGTTCAACACATCAAG TCTCAAGCTGAGCACACAGAGCGTCAGATTAAAGAGGAGTTTGAgaagcttcatcagtttctcagagatgaagaagaagctacaatcactgcactgagggaggaagaggagcagaagcagcagatgatgaaggagaagctggaggagatgaACAGACACATCTCAACTCTTTCAGACACAATCAAAGACACGGAGGAGATGATGAAAGACAGCGATGCCTGCTTTCTGAAG AACTTTAGCATCACGATGGAAAG AGTCCGGATCTCACAGCCGGATCCACAGATGAGTTCGGGAGATTTGATTCATGTTTCACATTACTTGAGTAACCTGTGcttcagagtctggaggaagatgCAGGAAACTCTCCAAAACA CTCCGTTGACTCTAGATCCAAACACAGCAGCTCCTTGGCTCACACTCTCTGCTGATTTGACCAGTGTGTCGTACAGTGATTTATGTCAAAATCTACCTGATAATCCAGAGAGGTTTGATGAGTATGCATGTGTTCTGGGATCTGAGGGGTTTAACTCAGGAACACACTGCTGGGATGTGGAGGTTGGAGACAATACATACTGGACTCTTGGAATAACCACAGCATCAAACCAAAGGAAGGGAGACGTTTTCTTTGACACTAATGTCTGGCGTGTACAGTACATGGACAGTGAATACAGCTCACAATCCCCAGATCATCCCCCGACGTACGTTACAGTTAAAGAGAAGCTGCAGCGTGTGAGAGTTCAGCTGGACTGTGACAGAGGAAAGGTGTCCTTCTCTGATCCTCTAACTAACATCTGTCTCTGCTCATTCAAATCCACCTTCACAGAGACTGTCTTTCCTTTCTTATATAATCACTGCACAGCTTCCCCTCTGAGGATCTTACCAGTTAAACTGATTGTAACAACAGAAAATCACAGTTAA